The Vicia villosa cultivar HV-30 ecotype Madison, WI linkage group LG1, Vvil1.0, whole genome shotgun sequence genome includes a region encoding these proteins:
- the LOC131662071 gene encoding uncharacterized protein LOC131662071, protein MAPNRTQLQSLAQGSKDSFKEYTQRWRELAARVQPPMNEREMIDMFTSTLPGHYYLACSTSANFAEMVRCGERVEMGLKMGKIQLGGVASGKKSSEGYTRKKEGNTDAVYGRSGQGRGNSQVNVVTIPVPQQQQQQGKHPQYQNNQYRQRRDRKIDPILMTYAQVLQHLLKIEKITLRDALNAPDCQSPNYNANARCAFHSGAAGHDTERCIALKNKVQDLLDQKIIQFTPTPNIVNNPMPTHGGVNAIESEEINVISDVGCLIFPLVSVKQHLINSGIFPGCGVDCMNCKSQLEGCFDLKRMVQRLMGEGPLQFYRRKKDVKVANDEVMVIDIAYDPVVSFSIQVPIQIPVSIPYEEQPAALMITVPGPAPYESEKVIPWHYGSDVYYYGMKKEDGPSKELFVEAAVTNTNNFAGTGKITRSGRVFSPQLVQNNADALAKAKEGHRDALLRILNGAYVPQEISVNQLEAVANNISAGNGLGFTDRDLPLEGRNHNKALHISMECKGTTLSRVLVDTGSSLNVLPKSALMRIDYTGVELRPSELVVRVFDCSRRSVFGEVDLPIQVGPQIFTTTFYVMDIQPAYCCLLGRPWIHKAGAVTSTLHQKLKYPIDGKVVTVCGEEDYIVSHLSSSRYVEIEGEIHETPFQAFEAVNAVRTPLYEITKPEMVMSSLKDAQVVVETGKVEG, encoded by the exons ATGGCGCCCAATAGGACTCAGCTGCAGAGTTTGGCTCAGGGTTCTAAAGATTCGTTTAAAGAGTACACCCAAAGGTGGCGTGAGTTAGCCGCGAGAGTTCAGCCGCCAATGAATGAGCGTGAGATGATCGACATGTTCACGAGTACCTTACCTGGACATTACTATCTGGCTTGCAGCACGTCTGCAAATTTTGCTGAGATGGTTAGATGTGGTGAGCGTGTCGAAATGGGCTTGAAGATGGGAAAGATACAGTTGGGTGGTGTTGCTAGTGGAAAGAAATCGTCAGAGGGTTATACCAGAAAGAAAGAAGGAAACACGGATGCTGTGTATGGGCGAAGTGGCCAAGGAAGAGGTAATTCTCAAGTCAATGTTGTTACCATTCCTGTGCCGCAGCAACAACAGCAACAGGGGAAGCACCCTCAATATCAGAATAACCAGTATCGGCAGAGAAGGGATAGAAAGATTGATCCGATTCTCATGACATATGCCCAGGTGTtgcaacatttgctcaagattgagAAGATCACTTTGAGAGATGCTCTGAATGCTCCGGATTGTCAGTCTCCGAACTATAATGCGAATGCGCGGTGTGCTTTCCATTCTGGTGCTGCTGGACATGATACAGAGAGGTGTATTGCATTGAAGAATAAAGTCCAAGACttgttggatcaaaagattattcaATTCACTCCGACACCCAACATTGTCAATAATCCGATGCCAACTCATGGAGGTGTGAATGCCATTGAGAGTGAAGAGATAAATGTTATATCCGATGTGGGCTGTTTGATTTTTCCTCTTGTGTCTGTGAAACAGCATCTGATTAATAGCGGCATCTTCCCGGGATGTGGTGTGGATTGCATGAATTGCAAGAGTCAACTTGAAGGCTGCTTTGATTTGAAGAGAATGGTTCAGAGATTGATGGGCGAAGGTCCCCTCCAGTTCTATAGAAGAAAGAAAGACGTGAAGGTTGCGAATGACGAGGTGATGGTAATTGACATTGCATATGATCCTGTGGTCTCTTTCAGTATTCAAGTGCCTATTCAGATACCTGTCAGTATCCCATATGAGGAACAACCAGCGGCGTTGATGATTACCGTGCCAGGACCAGCTCCATATGAGAGTGAGAAGGTCATTCCTTGGCACTACGGTTCAGACGTGTATTATTACGGTATGAAGAAAGAGGATGGGCCATCTAAAGAGTTGTTTGTGGAGGCCGCAGTTACAAACACTAATAATTTTGCTGGTACTGGTAAAATCACTCGTAGTGGTAGGGTGTTCTCCCCTCAGCTTGTACAAAAcaatgcagatgctttggctaaggcCAAAG aaggtcatagagatgctctcttaAGAATTCTGAATGGCGCCTACGTACCGCAggaaatatctgtgaatcagttaGAGGCGGTGGCCAATAATATTTCAGCTGGAAATGGTTTGGGGTTTACTGATCGTGATCTTCCTCtagaagggagaaaccataacaaggcgTTGCATATTTCGATGGAGTGTAAGGGAACGactttgtcccgtgttttggttgatacAGGTTCCTCCTTGAATGTGCTTCCCAAATCGGCTCTCATGAGAATTGACTATACTGGTGTTGAGTTGAGGCCTAGTGAGTTGGTGGTGCGCGTCTTTGACTgttcaaggaggtctgtgttcggagaggtagatctGCCAATTCAAGTTGGTCCTCAGATCTTTACCACAACtttttatgtgatggatattcaacctgcttactgttgTTTATTGGGACGACCCTGGATTCACAAAGCTggtgctgtgacatccactcttcatcaaaAGTTGAAGTATCCAATTGATGGTAAAGTGGTGACGGTTTGTGGTGAGGAGGATTACATTGTGAGTCACTTGTCTTCTTCCCGATACGTagagatcgaaggtgaaatacatgagacgcCGTTTCAAGCATTCGAGGCCGTAaatgctgtgagaactcctctttatgagataacgaagccagaaATGGTCATGTCTTCCTTGAAAGACGCACAAGTTGTTGTTGAGACTGGAAAGGTGGAAGGCTAG